Sequence from the Fusobacterium sp. JB019 genome:
CAAATTTAGCTTTTTTCCCATCTAAAGAAACTTCTCCACTTGTTCCTTCTACTCTTAAATCTCCTGAAAGATTATAAGAATCCATAATGATTTTATCTTTTATAAATAATTTATTTTTTTTAACATCTCTTTTCAAATTGAAAGCTTTAATTTTATTGTTTTCAAACTTAACATCTACACCATTTTTTGAGTAGACAGAATTATCATTAAGGTCTAATTCAACTTGACTCTCTTCAGCTGCATTTATTTGTATTCCCATTATTGCTAATGCTAATATTAAGTAATATTTTTTATACATAATTCCTTGTCCCTCCAAAAAAATTTAATTAAGTCAAATATATTAAATAATTATATCATAATTTTTCTTTTTTTTACATAAAAAAAGACCTTTTTTAAGGCCTTTTTTTAATTTTTCTTTTCTCTTTCTTCTTTTTGTCTTTCTGCTTGTGTTTTACTCAAATAAAATGGTTCCATTGTATACAAGTTATCTTCTTTATTTTCTGCTAATTCTGCAACCATAGATGCTCTTGGTAAACTCAATGATTTTTTCGCAAATTTTGCATTATCTTTTACTATTTCAGATATTAATTCTTTATATTTTAAAGCTCCATCTCCTAAATAAAGAGTTTTCTTATCTTTTCTACTTTCTAAATATTCTCTAAGTTCTCCCACAGCATATTCTTCTAATCTTTCTAAAGATCCATCCTTGTATTTATATAAGCAATGATAAGCTCTTTCTTTTCTTGCATCTATTAATGCACAAATATCTACATCATTTTCTGTAGACATTCCTGCGATTACATCAAGTTCATTAATCCCTGCTATTTTAAAATTCCCAGAAGAAGCAATTCCCTTAGCTGCTGCAACTCCAATTCTTATACCTGTAAATGATCCTGGTCCTATACTAACTGCTAATTTATCTATATCTTTAATTTTTACACCTGTTATCTTTAATAAATTATCTAATTGGACCATTATATTTTCAGAGTGAGTTTTTTTTATATTTATTGTCATTTCTCCTATTAATCCAGTTTCTGTAGAATATAATCCTACACTTCCTATATTTGTTGATGTATCAATCCCCAAAATTAACATACGATAACATCTCCTTTTCTTTTTTTTCGTTTCCTATATACTTTATTTCAACTTGTCTTGAATCTTCATCATTGTATTCAAAATTTATTTCAATATACTCTTTTGGTAATTCACTTTCAATAATATTGGCCCATTCTATCATTAAGACACCTTCACTATTTAAATAATCCTCATATCCTACTTCATATATTTCTTCTGCTTCAGAAAGTCTATAAACATCAAAATGGTAAAGAGGCAACCTCCCTGAAAAATATTCTAAAACATAATTGAAAGTTGGACTTTTTAAATTTTCTGAAACTCCTAAAGCTTTAGCAAATTTTTGTGTAAAAGTTGTTTTTCCAGTTCCTAAATCTCCAATTAAAGCTACAACATCTCCTTTACCCACAAATCTTGAAAGATTACTTGCCAATAAATCTATTTCTTTAAAACTCATTATTTTTTTCATAACATAACCCTTCCTTTTATAAATTTAAAAATAATTATTTTTTTATCTTGTTAACTATATTAGTTGTAGATTTTCCTTCAAC
This genomic interval carries:
- the tsaB gene encoding tRNA (adenosine(37)-N6)-threonylcarbamoyltransferase complex dimerization subunit type 1 TsaB, with the protein product MLILGIDTSTNIGSVGLYSTETGLIGEMTINIKKTHSENIMVQLDNLLKITGVKIKDIDKLAVSIGPGSFTGIRIGVAAAKGIASSGNFKIAGINELDVIAGMSTENDVDICALIDARKERAYHCLYKYKDGSLERLEEYAVGELREYLESRKDKKTLYLGDGALKYKELISEIVKDNAKFAKKSLSLPRASMVAELAENKEDNLYTMEPFYLSKTQAERQKEEREKKN
- the tsaE gene encoding tRNA (adenosine(37)-N6)-threonylcarbamoyltransferase complex ATPase subunit type 1 TsaE codes for the protein MKKIMSFKEIDLLASNLSRFVGKGDVVALIGDLGTGKTTFTQKFAKALGVSENLKSPTFNYVLEYFSGRLPLYHFDVYRLSEAEEIYEVGYEDYLNSEGVLMIEWANIIESELPKEYIEINFEYNDEDSRQVEIKYIGNEKKEKEMLSYVNFGD